In Oryza sativa Japonica Group chromosome 1, ASM3414082v1, the genomic stretch cgtactaggatatgtcacatccaaccaaaaaaCCTTATATTTgcggacagagggagtagtatagcCAACTGTCAGCTCTAAAAATTGACACATTATCTACAGCCACTCTAATAGCCTACCCATAcaataattttatataaatatatattgcaCCATTAATACTtggcccacctctcatacacacacaatattTTGGAAcccatgctgcagctggctacaaatctttagcccgcttttcttctctctcctctcctctcctctctcctccacatatgTCTGTAGCTAACCTATAGCatgctattatacttgctcttatatATCCTTCATCCGTGTCCATTCTTTTACAACAGAATTCCATTACTGCTTTACATATTGCATGATGTCTCGGAACTTCTAAGAGAAGGTGGTTAATTGGGAGCAAAAGCACCTCGTTTCGCCAATCAGAGGGCTGCTActcagggtgtgtttggataatgggaaatggggGGGTGAGATTGGGATTAGGAAATGAAgcaagggttaggattaaatagaagagggagaatgaatgATTAGGATTTAAAAGTgtcttttggtgggtgggaaatcatttccctaTCCCATTAGCCAAACACTGCCTCACTGATAGAAGGATACTTACCTATGCTAGATGTGACTAAATGCATGTAGTAGAATATTGACAAATACCAATATTGATGGTGCAAGATAATACCGAATCAAGTACATAATCTAAGGTAAGAAAGGAACCTCTGTAAAGAATCTTGAAGCTGATTGTTTCTCCTATCAGCATCTTCAAGGTTTCTTTGTAGCTCCCCAATTTCTACCTGAGCATCAGCTAGTTGTTTCATGATTGCACCATTATGCTGTCTCTCAGCTTTCAATGAATTCTCTACTGCTGTCACATTTTCCTCAAGTCTGATCAATGGGGAACAAATAATCAGCTGCGTCAATGTTTACTTATAGAGGTGATCTCCAACAGCAAGATCATTAATAAAGCACAAAATTAGTAACCAGAATTTAAACGGGTAGAAAATAAATCCGAAACAAACTGCCCTAGAATATAAAAATAAGTCAATGCAAACATCAAACAGCAGACCTTTGGGTGGTGTCGTGATAGTGAGCAATGCTTTTATCagcatcttcaatttttttgaGTAGTTCCTCATTTTTATACTGTGCTTCGCTTAGTAATTTCTTAGTTGCTTCAGTTTCTTGCCTTTCTGTAGTCAATAAAGCATCCTTCTCTGTTAAACTTTCTTCAAGCCTATGTtcacaaaaagaagaaagaactgTTATTGAGATAGTAGAACAGATTTTGTAAAATACATATGGTTGCAAAAGAAAATGACTTCATGATTGATCAAAAGTTTCCATGCATGTCGAGCAATGGCCATGTAACTTGTAAAGAATCTAAAAACCTTTGTATAGTAGTCTCAAGTTGAGTAGATTTTTCATCAGTATCCCCAGCTTCTCTCAGAAGTTCATCAATTTTAGCTTGTGCTTCAGCTAATTGTACCACAGTTTCCTCATGTTGTTGCTTTTCAATAGTCACTGAAGATTGTAATTTTGTAATGGCCTCCTCAAATCTACATATAGAAATAGATTGCAAGCCATCAGACATCATAGTAAAGGAAGATGGAAAGATATTTATGACCAAACAATAGAATATCAGTTCACAAGAACTTTCTAGGACGAACCTTTGAACTGTTTCCTGAAGCAGATCGATTTGTTTCTCAGCATCTTCAAGCTTGCTTGCAAATGCTTCATTTCTTGCTTGAGATTCAGCTATTACGGCACTAGCTTCTTCCTTTTCCTGTCTTTCTGCTAGCAAAAGGGCCTCCCTTTCTTGTATAGTCTCCTCTAGTCTGTATTGAAAAAGAATGGGAGTGCATTTTAATGCTATTAGAGCCGAAATGGTATGTGCCCATTACAGTAAACTATCGGTTGCACATAAATGAATCTAAGGGAACAATGGAAGCAAAAGAATACCATGAATTTCTGAATTGACATAAATGTCCCTCAAATCATTTAAAGAGGCATCTGATTTTCATAATGAAAACATGTAGTTATAAAAGAAATACACCAGCAAATACACTTTCTAGATCTGGCACCAGTCAAACAAAATGTCCAGAAATTACAGTGGTCAGAAGTGGTTAACTACCAAATGAGAAAATTGTGGGTTTTATACAACATGGAGATTTATTGGAATTTACTATAAAAGAGTGCTTTTCTGGGGAGGCTAGAAGAGATGGAAGGGGGGTATTTAGGAGGGAGGAGGTGCAGTGAGATCCAATGAATAAAATGATCTAAAGTTGAGAATTCGAGTGACACAGGTGTTTCTAGAACTGCAAGAAACATAAAGCGTGCACCATCTTATGTATGAACGTGCATGTCTATGTCTGTTATGTGCAGGCATTAGAATGTAGAGTTATGTATGATGCTCTTTTTATTTTGGGAGAATGCATGTTCTAGTCAACTGTTTTCTGGTTTAGCTTccacaatcaacaagaaataatacTGAACACTCAggcaattaagaaaaaaagacaaacctctGCACAGTATCGCTAAGCTGCTTGATTTTTCCATCTGCATCCTCGACTTCCTTGCTCAATTCTTCATTTCTTTCTTGAGCATTAGCATGTGCTTTCTTAGTTAAATCATTTTCCTCTTGTTCTGCTACTAGAAGCGCCTGTCATAATAGTGCACTCACTGAATATCAAAATATTTCATACCATGCCTAAATGAGCTAAAACAGGCCAGAAATAAATATCATGATtgcttctactccctccgtttcacaatgtaagtcattctagcattttccacattcatattaatgctaatgaatctagacatatatacctatctagatttattaacatcaatatgaatgtgggaaatgctagaatgacttacattgtgaaacggaggaagtagaaaaaTTACAACTGTACACTGCTGACTCTTTttaatataaacatatatacaaCAGTAAATTGCTATTGTAAACCATTTTATCAAATGTTAATAGAGACCCTCCCTAGTGGTTCAATGTACCTTGAGTCCTTCGATTTCAGAAGTCAATGAACtgatcttttctctttcttgCTCAAGAGCTTCCTCAACAGCCTTTTTAGCTGATTCTCTTTCCTGCATTGCTGTGACGTCTTGCATTCGCTGTTCCATTTCATTAAGAGCGGCCTGCAATTTAGAAACTTCTGCTACTTTGGACTTCTCCAGATCTGTCTGCAAATCAAATACACATACATGACCAATAGTTTCTATGTCAATACGGATACAACCTGCAGTGCCAACGTAAGTCAGTGCAGTTGCACCATATCTGCAGTAATTTAATTGTACTCAAGACCAGGAATTAACCCTTAATTTCTTTTCCAGGCCCAACCGGTTTGTTAGCTCCTCCACACGTTCCTCCAATTTCTCTTTTGCCACCTTAAGAGCTTGTGTATCTCTTGCAGCCTAGAATATTTGTGCATGAGAAAATTTGCTTtagtaaaggaaaaaaaatccatcagtTACAAATCAAAAGGTGTTCATTTACCATTCTGAGCTGTCTCAGCTCCCTTCTGGCAACCCTTCTTCTCCAAGCACATTGATAAGTCAATGCTGCTCTCTTCAGTTTTAGATAGTTAGAGTTATCTCTGTGGCAACGCCACTGGGTCTGCAGATACACATGTCCAAATGATGGTCTAAACATAAGCAAATGAAGATGAATGGCACATACAACCAGGAGCTTGATGTCCATCTACAGTTGAACAAGGAAAGTAACAGTGAAGTGTATACAAGAACAGCTAGCCTACCTGGATATGGGTAGTAGCCTTGTTTTGCTTTCTAAACATGAATTCCTTGAGAGCTGCCATGGTTCTTAACCCTGTCTGCAATGTAATGGCTGACAAACGCAGTTGAGAATAAGTTCTCCATGCAAAATAACAGCGGatatttttctgaatttttattgcTGCTGCTTCTCGTCTCAGGCATTCATGCAGTTTACAAGCCAATCTTGCTGCAATCAGAAGAAAAGCTCTCAATATATGTATACAGGTCCATCTATATACTACACAAAAACATTTTCAGATACCATCTGAAAAGCACTTTACCTCTAACAAAGGATTGCAAGCAAACAGATGCATTACGCAGTATCAGGAACTGCTCACGAGCAACATGAGTACGAAACTGACCCTGAACACCTCTTGCTGCATTATTCCGCACCTCTGTTCTTCTAGCATCTAATTCAGCCATCTGACCAGCTCTCAGGAATACTTTGGTTCTTCCAATCTGTAAGTTGCAATTAATTTTTCAACTATAGGACTAACTAAGCAAACTTCCAAAGCATTATATTTTCCTAGACACTAAACAAAAGCAACCAAAAGGACAACATGCGTTGTGAATCATCTGCTTGCAAGGAGTCAAGTCAGAACCTTCTAATATGTTTTCAACAGTATAATCCTACTATTAAATCATATcaagagagaaaaatataacTCATAAAGAACAGCTAAATGGTGGTGGGCCAAGTCCAAGGCCCAAAATCATTGGTAGTCTCTTCAATAAATCCATAGTTGGTACCAACCACATCAAACCCCACTATAAGCAAACCCTATACTTCAGTGGTTCAACCCACCCTAGGTACCTCTAGCCCTTTCTGATGAGCTCAGTATTTTATTCTTttcgtatttttttttataatttatgtcGTCCACATACAGCAACCCAGTTTGTTGGAATACACACAAAAATAATTTCAACTTCTTGGTTTAGAACACAATCTAACCCAGAACCCGATTGAAAACCGAACCAGACCATCCTTTTATTTCAATGCTGTTTAGACTCACAAGGCAAACATGTATGCATTTATTCTCAAAGTGGCAAAGTCTCACCCATTTCAGACAATGTTTATCTGGCCAGTAACCACCTActttaaaagatataagttgTCCCTACTCATTAAGAACATTCCCATGGCATACATGCCATTTTAGTGAAGATGTACATGTCATATGGCCATATGGGGCCATGCCTATGGTAGCCAAACAATAAATGCATGCGATGGCTAGTAAAACATATTTCACCTGGTAACCCTGCAGCCCCATTTTATCCAAAACCTTTTGGCAGGTGACCTTTTCATCATTTCTACAGAAAAGCATGTGGACCATTTATTAATACAAACCAGAAATGAAAGGGTAAAATTTATTAGACaaaatgaagacactaaattGTTGAGGCATTGATACTCACTTCTCTTTCACAATTTCAGAAGCAAGAATGCGAAAGCGATGAAGAAAATCATGAAATAATTTCCTTGTGGGATATCCAGCACAGCTGATTCTAATCGCTTCAAGAACACCCTTAAGGATGAAAAACAATTATCAGAAGGCACTATGAAACTGTACTCCACGAAATTTCAAAAAAGGAAATATAATATCTACTTACCGAACATCGAAGTTGCTGCAGAACATTCGTGTTCTCAAATATAGCAGGTTTAAGAACACTATTTGGTTTTACACATCTAATGTAATGAGGCTCTGTAGAGCTCAACGTCTCCATCAGTTCATGAAGTTGCACCTGGAAATTAAACTCAATCAAATGAGAGGTGTTTCTATATCAAAGCACAGCTAAAGAAAAGTAAACACCACAATCCCACTCTTTATTAAAAACTTCAATTGTTATTATACTAATCTGTCAAATAAAATCCCTAAAGTTATATACTACGTATTTAGATTCAGCTTAGGTCCTTTCTGCTATATCATGCCATGAATCTCTGGCATAGGACATAGTAGCAGAAAAAATGTAATGATTATGCAGTATGCCAACACATTAGTCTAATATCGTGTCGCAAGCGAGATTCTCCCATGCTGTTTTACCTAAAAAATAGCGAGATTCTCCCATGACATTTAATTCATATCACTAGTTTGGTGATGTGACATCGGTCTAATAACATGGCATGGAAAAATAATAAGCTCAGATTACAAGCTATGTAAGGGTCCACTAAACATATTTAAGTTTCTACCATTAGTAGGAAACAAAAGTTGAATTCATAACCCACATAGTATAAAATAGTGACATAATAAACAAGTCTAATATAGCAGAGAGTTACCTTAAAGCGAGTGGCAATTGAGGACTTTGATGATTTTGTGTTCTCTTCTGATGCCGGGGGGAACAATGCAGACACAAAAGAGCATCTGGAAGCATTCAGTAATTCCTGATGCTCTGCTACCACGTAATCTTTGTTTTTGTCCAGAAAATGATCAGATTGATATATCACCTGGAGATATATTTAAAAAGTGTGACATTCTCAGACAAATTTATGAATAAAGATAAGAGCAGTACACTGAAAATGCTTACATCTCCAGCATAATGTTGGATAGTAAACGCAGTACGAGAAAGTTTTGGTTTGGTAAATCTTTTGTGATTCTTGAACTTTTCGTACAGCTTCTGGGAAAATGTCTCGTGTGTCGACTTTGGGAACATGCTGGTTGATATAgacaataaaagaaaaaaatatcagagACATTAGAAATGTCATGCGGTGCAAAAAATGCACACCCCTAAGTAAAAACAAGAATGACATGTGTTGCTTGGGAATGAACATCAGGTGTCCACTTCAGCATATTATGAAAAATAGGATCTGGCAATCCACATAACATATATTGTTCCTAACTAAACAATTGATCAAAATCCACTTCTCTACATAAGGCATGCATCAGCGTAGTAATACACATATgtagacttttttttcttaatatgtCCCAGTAAAATTGGAACATGCAgtgaaaaacaaaggaaaaatggGAACTTACCAAGCTTCATCAAGAAGTGCAATAATGCCACCTGGTTTCTGGACACAGAAACGTGATAACTAAATATTAGAacataaaagataaaaaaaaaggtggtgGTAATGTACAACAGGAACATAGACGTGTTTTGAAACTACAATCATCTGTGGAAGGCACTGTAGCAATTAAGTATGGTATCATCTACTGGTTTAAAGAAGCTCAAGATCAGGTAGACCAATGTTTTCCCATAGCTTACGTTGGTTTTATTCGATACTATTGAATTGCATGCACCGACCAGTTCAACCCCAAAGCTTAAGCTGATGAGGAAAGGCAGACAATTCACTTGTACTCCAACACTCCCCTCCCGCAAGCCCCAAGCGTGGAATAGAAGTGGCtgcaattttttatttgattgcGTGCCAGCCTGGATTCGAACTCGAGAACTCTAGCTCTGGCACCAACCAGTTCAATCCAAAAGCTTAAGCTGATGAGGAAAGACATACAATTCACTTATACTCCAACAAATACTGATCAACTCAAAGGAAGATAAGATTGGCATAATATTGGTGTATAATATGGAACTTTGTCTAAAAATACTGAGGCCTTAAGTCAAATcaatcttcaaattcattatgaGATTTTGTCTAAAAAATCGTGCTGAAATCAGTTTATATCACTAATCACTATTGCTGCTCCTACAGGTAAAAGGTACAATCCCAGAATATGGATCCTATTCAAGTTAGCACATCCACCGAAGTCAGCTTCAGGCCCAAAGTCTGTGGCTTGAGCTTGGCTAGTCTTTTACTTGAGCAGATGAAAAAGCTCAAGCAATCCATATAGATAGGCTTTTGCTTATTTTTCCCCTAGCTCCCTGGGTATCCTTTGAAACTACACCAGCTATCAATAGTTGGATATGAAGTAAGTGAAGAGCGAAGTCATTAAGAAAGGAAAAGGGGTTTATAGTATTTCAGTGAATAAGCCCGAATTGGTCAAGACTGTTTATGGGCCCTTCTATATGATACCAGTTTGTGGTTTCATTGAATATGCTTCAGGCTCGCGATTCAACTTTGGTCGTTATGGATTGATACCAAAAAGGCATTCAGCTGGACATGGGAGGCAGCAACTGTTAGCACATGGCAACAGCACAGTTTCTATAGGCATCTCAGGGTTACACAACTGCATAATATGGGCCTATGTATCTGACACAGTAGAACATTGTCTAGCTAAGTTGAGGATTAACATGTTACTTGGTCATCTATCTTATCTGTTGCAGTAAAATTATTGTTAGCTTCATAAGCCGTGTATCTTATCTATTGGTTACTTAGCTTCATAAAGGAGCTGCCatctacttcctctgtcccaaaattaAGAGGTTTAGCAAAGAAACACACAGGTTCTTCCCACACTCCGGTTTTCCCTCTCCCCACAAACTGTCGATTCCACCCAGCTATAGTCTGGGTTTACTCATTGTGATCTGCGGATCATAACAGGACCTAACTGCATTAGCACTTGGGGAAAACAAATTACAACAGCGTAGTTAACCAATACCTTCTCGATCAAATCAAGTACATCTTGGTTATCTACAAACTCTATGTAACTCCAGTTAATCTGCTCCCTTGTATACTCCTCCTGCTCCATTTTGAATACATTCTGCAAAAACAAGCATCCATGGTTGCTTGGCACAGGAAGCAAGAGAATAACAGTCTACTAATATGATGAGTTGTACAGGTACCTGGTTAAAATGTTGCTGAAGTTTTTCATTTGTGAAATTGATACATAATTGCTCAAAACTGTATAGCAGCAGAATACAATAGAAGGACTTAGCAAACTCATATAGTGTCTTCGATAGCataaattaactattctttCTGCACCTAGCTAGTTACCTGTtagttttaaaactttcaaagcCATATATGTCAAGTACCCCAATCAATTTGTCCGAATTTGGGTCTTGCCCAATCGATGCATTAATTCTATTTACAAGCCTGCAATAGTACAACTGTACATACTTAGAAAGGATATGCGCATAAAAAGTATGGAATGAGTTGTCCCTAGTCAACTCTATTACCAGTCAAATAATCGAGAGTATATTTGTTTTGCTAAGCCATCCCTGCTAACAGTAGCAGAACTAGGACCAACTGTAGTAGTAATCACTCCTTCTGGTGTATTTATTTCCCTTTTTATCAAGGCATTCTCCAACTTCTTGCAGTCACACCTGTAATAAGCATTTCACAATGTATTGTAGattgtaaatatttaaatattggAAAGATGGCACTAAAATTACAAAGAGAAGTGAAGAACTTAAAACGTCAGGCATACATCAAGAGCTCTGCGGCTGTATTAAGATGGAATCTAGATTTGTCATCCTTTATAACAGATGAATCTACCTCACTCCCCTTTGCAAAATTAATATTTCCAAGATGCAGCACAGCAGCAACAACCCGGAATATAGCTTCCTGTAAAAGAAAATGTCGTTTGATAAAATGCATCCCCAGTAAAACAATTCAATACTTTAAGGGGGCAGATTTTAAAACCTGTTCTTGCTCAATGATGCCAACTGTATCCATAGCATTTCTAGTTACAAGATACTCTTCAGCATCGTTGATACCATCAACTCTAATGCAAGACGACTGATTGAGGTAATGAAATGAAGATGGATCCCCCAGCTTATACCTTTTTATATCCTGCAACCACAATTTTGGCATAAAAAGTAGCACATGTAACAGGTTGAAAAGAAAGATTCTACATGCAAACTGAGACCACAAACAGGGAAAAAAAGTACCTCTGGTGGCGCAGCACAGAGGAAGTAAAAGCAATGGTAGTTTCGCTCTGGACTATTGATTTGGCAGACTCGAGATCTCTCAAGCAAGTAAGTTCTAATAGCAGCGCCAGATATCTTCCCACTCTTGTCAAATTGGATTTCAACGAACTTACCAAATCGACTTCAGTATGTTAAGAAAAATTAACATCCATGTAAGTATCACATAATCGTAGTATGAACAAGAATGAGGGAATGAACTACTAAAGTTAATATTTGATTATTTTACTGTCTGTGTGAGCTAAATGTCGTGAATACAAAATAGAACCAGTTAGTTTTGATCTTAGATATTGAGAGGCTAAAATAGTTATATGTTTATCCTTCATGGCCTGCTGACCCATACGCGATCAGAGCCAAAACGATTTGCATTGGTAATCTTCTTGAAAAGCAAAATGGTTGCTTGAATCTAGCAGGTGGGACCAGTTCAAATATTTGGCAAAATACTAACATTAGCAGCCATTgaacttttgttttttctttcaagAGAGTTCTAAGTTCTAACCTAACTTTGTTTTCTCGAAAATGCAGGACTgcgtttcatttcattaagaagaaagaaactaaaTACAAAATGAGGGGGCTAAACTGACACACACCCAAGAACACGCCCACACACACAACACCTAAGGTTGACACACGACCAGAACAAGCAAACACAAACTAATTGCCCGGGGTAAGCGACCTACAGAGAAGCTCTTGGAGAGCGTAAGCTCCAGGCCTCCAGCTAAACTCCACAAGCTAAAATCATTTTCTATAGCCTGCAATACCATTTTCCAGCTACACTCAGTTCTAGCTTAACTTTGTACTCAGTACATAATTGCAATACCATATGACCAACCAAGTTCCATGCCTCAAGGTTCTACATATGTGAAAGCTACGGTCCAAATTATTTTATCGAGACTTTACTTCGAAACAAAAAACATTTCATATTGTAAGATCAAGACCTTCCTGAAATAATCTATACAGGATCATGCCAGTGAAGCGCTAATGATCAGAATACGTTCACAGAATAGTAATTTTTGCTTTTGTAGCATGTTTATTTTTAGCAACACACAGTTATTCCGCAAGTGATACCATAATAAACTCTGCTGCTCCTTCACACCTTTGATTATGATGTATACAACACAACTGTACTACCACTTTGTTTGTGTTACTCTGAACTCTAAAGCTGCAAACAGTATAGATTTCACTATCTTCTTATTTCCATGTTATGATATGCATACCTTGAATTGTTGTTCCGAACAGTTTTTGCATTCCCAAAAGCTTCAAGGACTGGGTTTGACTGGATCCAAAACACAAGTGAGAAAGAAAAACAGCAAAGAAAAATAAGGAAATTGATACATTAGAAAACACTATATCTTTTGAACTAATGGAACTCCAGTGATATCAGAAAGATGTGTTAAAAACATAGGAATCTTTCCAACTTACTTCTAAAACCTGCTGTTCAACCGTCCTTCCTCCTGTTCCAGACCGCCCACCCAAATATGCAAGATATCTCATCAGCAGTTTCGTCGTTTCAGTCTTACCAGCTCCACTTTCACCACTGACCAAAATGGAATTGTTCCTTCCTTCATTCATCATTTGCCTGTTTCCTTATTCAGACAAACGCAAAATGGTTTCATCAATATAGGAGGAGCACTTCCACACTTAGGTCAGTAATAAGATGAGGTGCTAGTACTATAAAAATTCACCTGTAAGAGACATCAGCTATTGCAAATACATGAGGATCTAGATCCCCAAGGTTTGCACCTTTGTATTTTTCCATAGTTCGGACATCAACAAGATTAGGCAGCCTTTGGAACGGATTTATGGCAATCAGGATATTGCCGGTATAGGTCTGGAACTCAAGAGAATATCATTAGGGGAAAAACAATGGACTAGTGTTAATGGTTGTTCTTTTGACATTACAATGAAATGATCACTCACATAGATTAGATTTCTTGCATATCTGACAGCCAGATTATCTAAAACACCAGGCTCGTGCAAGTATGATAACCTTGTCATGTCATCGACTCCATCAGGTGGTGCTTCTGTGTCTTTAGGATGTATATCTGATACATTTGCAATAACCTAGAGGCAAAAAATAACAATTACCATTTACATACAAAAAACAACATGCTATAGAAACTGAGTACCGTAGATAATGTCATACTTATAAAAGTCTTATCAAGCACATCATTGACATCAATATACACTCATTGTAGTCGATTTTCTCGAATCAGTTATACACAGGTAGAGCTAAATGAAAGCCACAAATTAAACCACACTAGCTAATGTATTTTGCTGCTCTGAGAGGCTACAAAATGTGCAATGGGAGTTAGACATCAACTGCTTTGGATGATTTTAGAAAGAGATACCACAAATCTTAGATGTTAAAGTATTGTTAGATGGTTCAAACACCTCACTAGCCTTTTTGATACAACTTATTACCATGGGGCTGTAAGTTTCCTACAAATGATTTTTCTGCTAACTATTTTCCTCTAAATGAACACAGCAGTCAATACTTGCTTAGTCAAAAACTAGAAAGTGGCAGACATGCAGAAAAACTGAAGTCGTAAACTCTCTGGAAcaaaaaattgaactcaaaagCCATTACGACTCAAAATTCATAGTAATATAATACAAAATTACAACTCAAAGCATACCGTCTTTCCCTTGGTTGTGCGAACATGGGCATTTTTACCATCAATCCGGAAGACCTCACCATCAACCCAAGCTGAATCTTTATCTTCCACCCAGACATGAGAGCCTATAACAATGTTTAACATA encodes the following:
- the LOC4325942 gene encoding myosin-17 isoform X10, which gives rise to MASMLNIVIGSHVWVEDKDSAWVDGEVFRIDGKNAHVRTTKGKTVIANVSDIHPKDTEAPPDGVDDMTRLSYLHEPGVLDNLAVRYARNLIYTYTGNILIAINPFQRLPNLVDVRTMEKYKGANLGDLDPHVFAIADVSYRQMMNEGRNNSILVSGESGAGKTETTKLLMRYLAYLGGRSGTGGRTVEQQVLESNPVLEAFGNAKTVRNNNSSRFGKFVEIQFDKSGKISGAAIRTYLLERSRVCQINSPERNYHCFYFLCAAPPEDIKRYKLGDPSSFHYLNQSSCIRVDGINDAEEYLVTRNAMDTVGIIEQEQEAIFRVVAAVLHLGNINFAKGSEVDSSVIKDDKSRFHLNTAAELLMCDCKKLENALIKREINTPEGVITTTVGPSSATVSRDGLAKQIYSRLFDWLVNRINASIGQDPNSDKLIGVLDIYGFESFKTNSFEQLCINFTNEKLQQHFNQNVFKMEQEEYTREQINWSYIEFVDNQDVLDLIEKKPGGIIALLDEACMFPKSTHETFSQKLYEKFKNHKRFTKPKLSRTAFTIQHYAGDVIYQSDHFLDKNKDYVVAEHQELLNASRCSFVSALFPPASEENTKSSKSSIATRFKVQLHELMETLSSTEPHYIRCVKPNSVLKPAIFENTNVLQQLRCSGVLEAIRISCAGYPTRKLFHDFLHRFRILASEIVKEKNDEKVTCQKVLDKMGLQGYQIGRTKVFLRAGQMAELDARRTEVRNNAARGVQGQFRTHVAREQFLILRNASVCLQSFVRARLACKLHECLRREAAAIKIQKNIRCYFAWRTYSQLRLSAITLQTGLRTMAALKEFMFRKQNKATTHIQTQWRCHRDNSNYLKLKRAALTYQCAWRRRVARRELRQLRMAARDTQALKVAKEKLEERVEELTNRLGLEKKLRTDLEKSKVAEVSKLQAALNEMEQRMQDVTAMQERESAKKAVEEALEQEREKISSLTSEIEGLKALLVAEQEENDLTKKAHANAQERNEELSKEVEDADGKIKQLSDTVQRLEETIQEREALLLAERQEKEEASAVIAESQARNEAFASKLEDAEKQIDLLQETVQRFEEAITKLQSSVTIEKQQHEETVVQLAEAQAKIDELLREAGDTDEKSTQLETTIQRLEESLTEKDALLTTERQETEATKKLLSEAQYKNEELLKKIEDADKSIAHYHDTTQRLEENVTAVENSLKAERQHNGAIMKQLADAQVEIGELQRNLEDADRRNNQLQDSLQRLEEDGIAKEALLLTEKQAHEATRMTLTEALEKNEELLKKIHDDDKHILELQFTIQRLEENTAAKENLLLREREQNDATTKAQIESQERNEQLLKRFVDVDRKIDLLQDTIERIGENSTIKDALLLSERQEKDAIKKELVEAGERNEELIMKIEDTDKKIEHLQNAIIKLEGDIEAKDISLEAAREENDTIRKSLAEAQEKNEELLRKISDNEYRIHLLQDTAQKLQVDAISRLSSFVMEKQESDAAKRALTEARERNEDLLKRNEDLLKRNDDLIKKIEESSKTITQLQETLQRLEGKSTNLEAENQVLRQQATATPPSTAKSSASRSKITRIHRSPENGHILNGDTRQAEIKPSTGTSETIPSIGNPPDLNNEKHVEQGEKLQKVLNQKYQSPQSQQPQDDQQWLLTCISQYLGFFGSKPVAALLIYQCLSHWRSFEAMKTGVFDSILQAINSATEAQNDTRALAYWLSNLSTLTVLLQRSFKTTRTAISTPQRRRFSSERIFHASQTSNAGLAYLSGQPVVGAAGLPQVEAKYPALLFKQQLVDLIEKVYGMISDSVKKELNPLLELCIQDPRTSHSPAKGHANGLGQKNQLGHWLAIVKVLTNYLDVLRANHVPSILVHKLFTQIFSLIDVQLFNRLLLRRECCSFSNGEYVKVGLAELKHWSDNATREFAGSAWDALKHIRQAVDFLVISLKPMRTLKEIRTDVCPALSIQQLERIVSMYWDDINGSNAISAEFTSSLKSAVREESNTVTTFSILLDDDSCIPFSLDDIAKTMPIIEVAEDDLLPFVRENPSFAFLLQRGNS